The Stieleria maiorica genome includes the window GAACTGTTGCGTTTGGCGGCGGAAGAAAAGTTGCACGACGAAGTAGTCCTCACGCAGCAGGTCGCGCGGATGCTGCGCAGCGACGTCGATCGCCGGGGGTTGCGGCGTGGTGCGAAGGTCCGTGAGTTTGCGACCAGTTTCGTCGAGCAATGGCTCGGCACTCGGGCGCTCGGACGTGAATTCAAACCCGACAAATCGGTCGCCGAACGTTACGATTCTGAGCTGGAAGGCGGGATGAAGTACGAGCCGATCTTCTTTTTCGAAGACTTGCTGGCCGACAACCGATCGCTGTTGAACCTGATCGATTCCGATTTTACTTACGTCAACCGAACGCTCGCCCGTCACTACAAGGTGAAAGGTGAGTTTCGTGAACAACCCAAGAAGGTGGAACTGAGTGAGAAGGATCGCCGCGGCGGGTTGTTGGGCATGAGCGCCGTCTTGGCCGTTTCCTCCTTCCCACACCGAACCAGCCCGGTGCTGCGAGGCAAGTGGGTTTTGGAAACGCTGTTGGGCACGCCTCCGCCACCGGCTCCCCCCAATGTGCCGGAACTTGAGGAACACGGCGACGCGGCTAACCCCACATCACTGCGGGAACGGCTGGAACTGCACCGATCCGATCCCGTCTGTGCGTCCTGTCACCAGGCGATGGATCCGTTGGGTTTTGGGCTGGAGAACTATGACGTGCTCGGTCGGTGGCGAACCGAAGCCGATGGAGTCGCAATCGATGCCAGCGGACAACTGCCCAGTGGCGAGACCTTTGACGGGCCGGAAGAGCTGAAGGGGCTATTGATGGAGCGGAAGGAACAATTCATCCGCAACCTGACGTCAAAGATGCTCGGCTATGCCCTGGCACGGGGGCTGACCAACGAAGATGCATGCGTGGTCGAGTCGATTTCGCGAACATTGGCCGAAGACGACTACAAAGCCCAAACGTTGATTTTGGAAATCGTCAAAAGCATTCCGTTTCGATACAAACAAGGTTCCAAGGATTAATCACGTGAACGTTTACCTAGACGACGATTCAAATCGCCAATTGCCGTTGTCGCGGCGAACGCTGCTGCGTGGCGCCGGGGCGGCGCTGGCGTTGCCTTGGCTCGAAGCGATGATGCCGCGAGCGGTGTCCGCCGAAGAATCTGAGGGCAAAGCGCCGGAGGATGCGCCGTTGCGAATGGCCGCCTTGTTCGTTCCCAACGGCGTTCGGCAGGACATGTGGACGCCGGAAAAAACGGGAGCGGACTTTGAGCTCTCGCCGACATTGGAACCGTTGTCCGATGTGAAAGACCAGCTACTGGTGTTAACCAATTTGTGGAACCAGGCCAGCAATTTCGGTGACGGACACTATGTGAAATGTTCCGGATTTCTGACCTGCACGACGATTAACAAGTCGCTCGGCATCGATCTGAACTGCAACGGGCGCTCGATGGACCAGGTGGCGGCCGACTATTCGGGCAAATTCACACCACTGCCGTCGTTGGAGCTCGGCATCGATCCGGTCACGACCGGTGTCGACACCAACGTCGGCTACACGCGTGTTTATGGCTCGCACATCGCCTGGAGCGGTCCGACCAGTCCACTTGCGCGGGAACTGAATCCGCACCTGGTCTTTGACCGATTATTTCGCGCTGGTAACCCTCAAAAGGG containing:
- a CDS encoding DUF1588 domain-containing protein, whose amino-acid sequence is MALQIAHYVRAPLAVFALALSGMTTLGDEAAAENSDTKDSVEFTERNAIEFVHTYCIDCHMGEDAESGLDLEGFDSSEKVTSAIEAWNRIATRVHEGQMPPQEYDTPEPETRAAFVAWIRSTIYQAVCDDGVSPGGPMLRRLNRTEYANTVRDLLGIPINAGHALPDDGAGGEGFDNAAETLFISPIYAEKYLDAARSAIGHALKDPDDRKRIITSMPREKRSPEQAAREVLAGFLPKAFRRPVSDEEIDEYAEVFNQVFQEDESYSSAIEFALVAAMVSPKFLFLYEQPAESNEPTPVSHYEMASRLSYFLWASMPDTELLRLAAEEKLHDEVVLTQQVARMLRSDVDRRGLRRGAKVREFATSFVEQWLGTRALGREFKPDKSVAERYDSELEGGMKYEPIFFFEDLLADNRSLLNLIDSDFTYVNRTLARHYKVKGEFREQPKKVELSEKDRRGGLLGMSAVLAVSSFPHRTSPVLRGKWVLETLLGTPPPPAPPNVPELEEHGDAANPTSLRERLELHRSDPVCASCHQAMDPLGFGLENYDVLGRWRTEADGVAIDASGQLPSGETFDGPEELKGLLMERKEQFIRNLTSKMLGYALARGLTNEDACVVESISRTLAEDDYKAQTLILEIVKSIPFRYKQGSKD